TTCCGTGCTGATGGAGACGTCCGGAAAGGTGAGGGTCATGCGCAACTCCATGCCGATGGCCGGGGACTGGGGGTGAGGGCCGTGAACGGACAGCATGCAGCATGAACCGGTCCGTGTGCAGGGCGGGACGGGAAGGGCCCCGCGCACCGGGTGGTGCGCGGGGCCCTTCCCGGTGCCGCCGTTACCCGGCGGCGCCGAACGCGGGGGTCACCGAGCCCTTGTAGGTGGCCTCGATGTACTTCTTGACCTCGGGCGAGTTGAGGAGCCCAGCGAGCTTCTTCACGCGCGGGTCGTCCTCGTTGCCCTTCTTGACCGCGAGGAAGTTGGCGTACGGGTTGCCCTCGGGCTTCTCCAGGGCGAGGGCGTCCTTCGCCGGGGTGAGCTTGGCCTCGATGGCGTAGTTGCCGTTGATGACGGCGGCGTCGACGTCGCTCAGGGCGCGGGGGACCGTGGCGGCCTCCAGCTCCTTGATCTCCAGGCCCTTCCTGTCGGTGATGTCGGAGAGCTTGGCGTCGGCTCCGACACCGGCCTTGAGGACGATCACGCCGTTGTCGGCGAGGAGCTTGAGGGCACGGCCCTCGTTGGTGGTGTCGTTGGGGACGGCGACGGTCTGGCCGGGCTTGAGGTCCTTGAGGGACTTCGCCTTCTGCGAGTACAGGCCGAGCGGCTCCAGGTGGACGTCGACCACGGGGACAATGGTGGTCCCGTTCTTCTTGTTGAAGTCGTCCAGGTACGGCTTGTGCTGGAAGTAGTTGGCGTCGACCTGGCCGTCCTGGGTGGCGGTGTTCGGCAGGACGTAGTCCGTGAACTCCTTGACCTCCAGCTTGAGGCCGGCCTTCTGCGCGAGGTTGTCCTTCACGTACGTGAGGATGTCGGCGTGCGGCGTGGGGGACGCGGCGACGACGAGCGGCGCGGAGGCGTCACCCGCGGCGCCGGCGGCCGCCGGGTCCGAGGCGGTTCCGCAGGCGGTGAGGCCGAGGGTGAGGGCGGTGATGCCACCGAACGCGGCGATGGTCTTGACGGTGTTACGCACGAAGAGTGCCTCTTTCTGGGGTGCGGACGAGGCCCGGACAAGGAGTGCGGGCCCTTTTCTCCCGCGACGGGCGGCGCCTGCCGGACGGGGCGGGCGCCGGTCGCGGGAAGTCGGGGTGCGCCGGTTTCAGGACGCGGTGCGGCCGCGGCGGGCGAGGAGGCGGACGACGCCGTCCCCGACCAGCTGGACGACGGTGACGACCACGATGAGGATCACCACGGTGACCAGCATGAACGCGGTGTCGAAGCGCTGGTACCCGTAGGTGATGGCCTTCGAGCCGAGGCCCTCGCCGCCGACGGCGCCGGCCATGGCGGAGTAGCCGATGAGGACGATGACGGTGGTGGTGACCGCCGAGACCAGGGACGGCAGGGCCTGCGGCAGCAGCACCTTGCGGACGATGGTCGGGACGGAGCCGCCCATGGACTGGACGGCCTCGACCAGGCCGTGGTCGACCTCGCGGACGGCGGTCTCGACGAGCCGCGCGAAGAACGGGATGGCGCCGATGGCCAGGGGCACGATCATCGCGGTGGGGCCGATGAAGGTGCCGACGACGAGCTTCGTGAACGGGATCAGCGCGATCAGCAGGATGATGAACGGCAGCGAGCGGCCGATGTTCACGACGGCGCCGACGACCTTGTTGACGACGGTGTTGCGCAGCAGCCCGCCCTTGTCGGTGAGGACGAGGAGGAGGCCCAGGGGCAGACCGCCGAGTACGGAGACGACCGTGGCCCACAGGACCATGTAGAGGGTGTCGATGGTGCCCTGGGTGAGCAGGGGCTGCATCTCGGACCAGGTCACTTCGCGACCTCCTCGGCGGCCGGGCGGGCGGCGGGGGCGTCGGCGGTTTCCCCGGCGGGGGCCGCGTCGTCGACCACGTCGACCTGGAGGCCCTGTTCGCGCAGGAAGCCGACGGGGACGACGTTCTCGTCGTAGCGCCCGGGGAGCTCGATGCGCATGCGGCCGATCTGTCGGCCGCCGACGGTGTCCATGGCGGCGCCGAGGATCGATATGTCGATGTTGTAGGTGCGGGCCAGCTGGGAGACGACCGGCTGGGTCGCGGCCTCGCCGTGGAAGGTGACGTCGACGACCGTGCGGTCGGGGCCGGTCGCGTGGCCGCTCACGGGGAAGAGTTCCGCGGCGAGTTCGGAGCCGGGGGTGGCGAGGAGTTCGGCGACGGTGCCGGACTCGACGACCCGGCCCCTCTTCATCAGCGCGGCCGAGTCGCAGACGGTCTTCACGACGTCCATCTCGTGCGTGATCAGCAGGACGGTCAGGCCCAGCTGCCGGTTGAGGTCGCGCAGCAGCTGGAGGATGGAGCGGGTGGTCTCGGGGTCGAGGGCGCTGGTGGCCTCGTCGGAGAGCAGCACCTTCGGGTTGCCGGCGAGGGCGCGGGCGATGCCGACGCGCTGCTTCTGGCCGCCGGAGAGCTGGCCGGGGTACGCCTTGGCCTTGTCGGCGAGGCCGACGAGGTCGAGGAGTTCGAGGGCGCGGCGGGAGCGCTCGGCGCCGGAGGCGCCGAGGATCTCCAGCGGCAGTTCGACGTTGTCCTGGACGGTGCGCGAGGACAGCAGGTTGAAGTGCTGGAAGACCATGCCGATGCGGCTGCGCGCCCGGCGCAGGTCCTTGCCGGCGCGCGGGCCGCGGCCGGCGAGGGCGGTGAGGTCGGTGCCGTCCACCGTCACGGTGCCGGAGGTGGGGCGTTCGAGGAGGTTGACGCAGCGGATCAGCGAGGACTTGCCGGCGCCGCTCTGACCGATCACGCCGAACACCTCGCCCTCGCGGACGTGCAGGTCGACGCCGTCCAGAGCGGTGACCTGGCGGCCTCGCGACTCGTAGACCTTGGTCAGGCCCTTGGTGGTGATCACAGGGGTTTTCCGTCACTGTCGAGTGCACGGCGCGGGTTCGGCCGGGCACGGGGCATTCGTCGGTCCGACGGGCGGCGCGGTGCCGGTGGGCGGGTGCGCGGGGCGGGCGCGGTCCGGTGGTACGACTGCACGCGGACGCGGCCGACTGCTTCGCCGTCGGGTCTCTCGCTTCGGGGCGCGAGGCTCGGTCGGGGGCCCTCTAGAAGGCGCACATTCGACACGTACGACGAGCACCGGGCGCGGTGATCGCCTCGGTCGCAGGGGTGCGGATGCTCGTCGTGGTCATGGCGCCAGTAAACCAGACCCCCTCCCGCGCCGATCCGGGCTGTCCGTATAGCGGACACGGCGCGTACGGCATGTGGACGGCCAGGAGGCACCGCAAGCCGCCGCTCCGCCCGCCGCTCCCGCCTGCTCGCCCCGTCTGCCTGCGTCGACGCGCCCGCTGCCGCACCCGCCCCCGCGCGGCGCTCCGGCCGCGGGGCGGGCCCGGGCCGGGGTGCGCTGTGGTCAAGACCACGTGGTGGGCGGGGGCGGCCGCAGCCGGGGTTTTCGTCCGTAATAGTCTCGCCCCATGCTCAACGCCCTGACGCTCACCGTGTCCCTGGCCGCGCTGGCCCTCGCCGCGTGGTGCGGCGCGGCCGCGTACCGGGACCAGCCGACGAAGGACTGGCACTTCATCGGCATGGCCGTGGTCACCGTGCTGGCGCTCGCGCAGCTGGTCGTCGGCGTGGTGCGGCTGGCCCAGGGCGGCCGGGCCGAGGAGGGCACGGCGATCTTCGTGGCGTATCTGCTGGGGGCGTTCTTCGCGGTGCCGGCGGCGGGCTTCATGTCGCTGGTCGAGCGGAGCCGGTGGGGGTCGGCGACCGTCGCCGCCGGTGCCGTGGTCCTGGCCGTGCTGGAGGTACGCCTCCACGACATCTGGTGGGAGGGCTGAGATGACGGCCGAGCGGCTGGTCAAGGGACCCGGCATGCTGCTGGTGTGGTTGTACGGGGTGATGTCGGTCGGGGCTGTGTCGCGCTCCGTGTACCAGATCGCCACCGAGTTCGACCGGGCGCCGCTGGCGTACTCGCTGTCGGCGGTGGCGGCCGTCGTCTACGTCTTCATCACGTACACGCTGGTGCGCGGCGGTGAGACCGCCCGCCGGGCGGCCCTGGTGTGCTGCGCCGCCGAGCTGGTGGGCGTGCTCACCGTCGGCACCTGGACGCTGCTGGACCCGGCGGCCTTCCCCGACAGCACGGTCTGGTCGGAGTTCGGCTACGGTTACGTCTTCATCCCGGTCCTGCTCCCGGTGACCGGGATCCTGTGGCTGCGCCGCGCCCGCCGGGTCGCCCCGGTCGGCTGAGGTCTCGCCGGCCGGGGTACTGCCGGCCGGGCGCCGCCCGCCGGGGTCCCGCCGCGCCGACCGGGCACGCTGCCCGGTCGGCGGGGCTCCGAGCCGGGGCCCCGGGGTGGGCCGGGTCCGCTAGGCGGCCTTCTCCAGGGTCAGCAGCGTGCGACCGGGGGCGACCCGCTCGACGCCGACCGTCTCGTACCCCCTGCCGCGGTACAGCCGCAGGTTGCCGTCGCCGCGGTGGCCGGTGAGCAGCCGGAACCGCTTGGCGACGCCGGCGCCACCCGTCGCGAAGTGCTCCTCGATCGCGTCGAGGAGCCGGCCGCCCAGGCCGTGGCGGCGCAGCCGGGGGTGGACGATGAGCCGGGTGATGCGGACGGTGCCGGTCTCGTCGGCCTCGCCGCGCACCGAGGCGACGATCTCGTCGCCGAGGCGGGCGACCAGTGCGTGGCCGCGCTCCAGCTCGGCCGTCAGGTCGGCCAGCGGCTGGGTGAGCGGCTCGATGGTGTAGTCGCCGCACAGCTCGGCCTCGCCCTGGTAGCACAGGTACTGCAGCTTGAGGATGTGTTCGGCGTCCTGCGCGCTTGCCGCTGAGATGGTCACGCTCATGCCCATGTGTGCATGCCTCCGGCTCACCTGATACGCCCTGTCGGTCTACCGCACCCTTCCCCGATGGTCGGGAACGGCAACCTCTGCCGCCAGCATTCTGCGCAGGCATCCCAGGCAACGGGAACGCATGGGCCCCAAGCTGCCCTGTGAGATACCCAACTTCCCTGCGATTTCACGGTAGGTGGGGTCACTCGGCGACAACATCGCAGACAGCAGCCGCTGGCAGCGGGCGGGTGCGCGGCGTACGGCGGAGCGCAGCGCGCGGCGGCGCTCGGCGTCCAGCGCGGCGCGCTCGGGTACGGACCCCGCTCCCGGCCCGGCGCCGGAGCGGGCGTCGGGCTCCCGCCCGTACGGCAGCTCCCGTACGGCGGCGCGGCGGGCGCGGCGCGCCTCGGCGCGGACGGCGCGGCGCAGCCAGCGGGCGGGGTCGTCGGGGGCGCCGGCCCCGTGGAGGCGCTCCAGC
This portion of the Streptomyces changanensis genome encodes:
- a CDS encoding GNAT family N-acetyltransferase; the protein is MGMSVTISAASAQDAEHILKLQYLCYQGEAELCGDYTIEPLTQPLADLTAELERGHALVARLGDEIVASVRGEADETGTVRITRLIVHPRLRRHGLGGRLLDAIEEHFATGGAGVAKRFRLLTGHRGDGNLRLYRGRGYETVGVERVAPGRTLLTLEKAA
- a CDS encoding MetQ/NlpA family ABC transporter substrate-binding protein; the protein is MRNTVKTIAAFGGITALTLGLTACGTASDPAAAGAAGDASAPLVVAASPTPHADILTYVKDNLAQKAGLKLEVKEFTDYVLPNTATQDGQVDANYFQHKPYLDDFNKKNGTTIVPVVDVHLEPLGLYSQKAKSLKDLKPGQTVAVPNDTTNEGRALKLLADNGVIVLKAGVGADAKLSDITDRKGLEIKELEAATVPRALSDVDAAVINGNYAIEAKLTPAKDALALEKPEGNPYANFLAVKKGNEDDPRVKKLAGLLNSPEVKKYIEATYKGSVTPAFGAAG
- a CDS encoding methionine ABC transporter ATP-binding protein → MITTKGLTKVYESRGRQVTALDGVDLHVREGEVFGVIGQSGAGKSSLIRCVNLLERPTSGTVTVDGTDLTALAGRGPRAGKDLRRARSRIGMVFQHFNLLSSRTVQDNVELPLEILGASGAERSRRALELLDLVGLADKAKAYPGQLSGGQKQRVGIARALAGNPKVLLSDEATSALDPETTRSILQLLRDLNRQLGLTVLLITHEMDVVKTVCDSAALMKRGRVVESGTVAELLATPGSELAAELFPVSGHATGPDRTVVDVTFHGEAATQPVVSQLARTYNIDISILGAAMDTVGGRQIGRMRIELPGRYDENVVPVGFLREQGLQVDVVDDAAPAGETADAPAARPAAEEVAK
- a CDS encoding sigma-70 RNA polymerase sigma factor region 4 domain-containing protein → MTPREPAAHPPAVPDLVGSLTRLLAAESDAEAAAAGVESRDLQQAVWLRLLERLHGAGAPDDPARWLRRAVRAEARRARRAAVRELPYGREPDARSGAGPGAGSVPERAALDAERRRALRSAVRRAPARCQRLLSAMLSPSDPTYREIAGKLGISQGSLGPMRSRCLGCLRRMLAAEVAVPDHRGRVR
- a CDS encoding methionine ABC transporter permease, whose product is MTWSEMQPLLTQGTIDTLYMVLWATVVSVLGGLPLGLLLVLTDKGGLLRNTVVNKVVGAVVNIGRSLPFIILLIALIPFTKLVVGTFIGPTAMIVPLAIGAIPFFARLVETAVREVDHGLVEAVQSMGGSVPTIVRKVLLPQALPSLVSAVTTTVIVLIGYSAMAGAVGGEGLGSKAITYGYQRFDTAFMLVTVVILIVVVTVVQLVGDGVVRLLARRGRTAS